In Luteibacter mycovicinus, a genomic segment contains:
- the kdpB gene encoding potassium-transporting ATPase subunit KdpB, with translation MTTQAHNAPRGFDRALVTRALGDAFRKLSPRLQFRNPVMFVVFVCSVLTSLLWIQALTGHGEAPTTFIFWVALWLWFTLLFANFAEALAEGRGKAQADALRGSRRDVAAKKLASADRDAAIVFTPSSELRTGHFVLVDAGDIVPGDGEVVVGAASVDESAITGESAPVIRESGGDRSAVTGGTRVLSDWLVVRITSNPGESFLDRMISMVEGASRRKTPNEIALTILLAKFTLIFLLACATLLPYSIYSVQAAGVGHPITLTVLIALLVCLIPTTIGALLSAIGIAGMDRMIRANVIATSGRAVEAAGDVDVLLLDKTGTITLGNRQAVAFHPAPGIEERELAEAAELASRADETPEGRSIVTLAARFVAMAGRPATDRGAVFVPFTAQTRMSGVDVGTRHIRKGAMDAVERYLDTQDSHMPPLVRRMAEDVARRGATPLIVVDGSLTLGVVELKDIVKDGIKERFAEMRKMGIRTVMVTGDNPLTAAAIAAEAGVDDFLAEATPEAKLKLIRDMQAENRLVAMCGDGTNDAPALAQADVAVAMNSGTQAAKEAGNMVDLDSNPTKLIEVVGIGKQMLITRGALTTFSISNDIAKYFAIIPAAFATTYPALDALNVMHLATPQSAILSAVIFNALIIIFLIPLALKGVAYRALGAAALLRRNLLVYGLGGIVVPFIGIKLIDMLLVLIGLA, from the coding sequence ATGACTACCCAAGCCCATAACGCCCCGCGCGGTTTCGACCGCGCGCTGGTGACACGCGCCCTCGGTGACGCGTTCCGCAAGCTCTCACCGCGCCTGCAGTTCCGTAATCCGGTGATGTTCGTCGTCTTCGTCTGCAGCGTCCTGACCAGCCTTCTCTGGATCCAGGCGCTGACAGGACACGGTGAAGCGCCGACGACCTTCATCTTCTGGGTTGCGCTCTGGCTGTGGTTCACCCTGCTGTTCGCGAACTTCGCCGAAGCGCTGGCCGAAGGCCGCGGCAAGGCACAGGCCGATGCGCTGCGAGGTTCGCGCCGCGATGTCGCGGCAAAGAAGCTGGCCTCGGCGGACCGTGATGCCGCTATCGTCTTCACACCGTCGAGTGAACTGCGCACCGGCCACTTCGTGCTGGTCGACGCGGGCGACATCGTCCCGGGCGATGGCGAAGTCGTGGTCGGCGCCGCCAGCGTCGATGAGAGCGCCATCACCGGCGAATCGGCACCGGTCATCCGGGAATCCGGTGGTGACCGCAGCGCGGTGACCGGAGGCACCCGGGTGCTGTCCGACTGGCTGGTGGTGCGCATCACCAGCAACCCCGGTGAAAGCTTTCTGGACCGCATGATCTCGATGGTGGAAGGCGCTTCGCGTCGCAAGACGCCGAACGAGATCGCGCTGACGATTCTGCTGGCCAAGTTCACCCTGATCTTCCTGCTCGCCTGCGCCACGCTGCTGCCGTACTCGATCTACAGCGTGCAGGCCGCGGGTGTCGGCCATCCGATCACCCTCACGGTCCTCATCGCGCTGCTCGTCTGCCTGATTCCGACCACGATCGGCGCCCTGCTGTCGGCGATCGGTATCGCCGGTATGGACCGCATGATCCGCGCCAACGTCATCGCCACGTCGGGTCGCGCCGTCGAGGCGGCCGGTGACGTCGACGTCCTGCTCCTCGACAAGACCGGCACCATCACGCTGGGCAACCGCCAGGCCGTCGCCTTCCACCCGGCACCGGGTATCGAGGAGCGCGAACTGGCTGAAGCCGCCGAGCTCGCCTCGCGGGCGGACGAGACCCCGGAAGGCCGCAGCATCGTGACGCTCGCGGCACGTTTCGTCGCCATGGCCGGGCGTCCGGCCACCGATCGCGGCGCCGTCTTCGTGCCCTTCACCGCGCAGACCCGCATGAGCGGCGTCGACGTCGGTACGCGGCATATCCGCAAGGGTGCGATGGACGCCGTGGAACGCTACCTCGACACCCAGGACAGCCACATGCCACCGCTGGTGCGTCGTATGGCCGAGGATGTCGCACGTCGCGGCGCCACACCGCTGATCGTCGTGGACGGCTCGCTCACGCTCGGCGTCGTCGAACTGAAGGATATCGTCAAGGACGGTATCAAGGAGCGCTTCGCCGAGATGCGCAAGATGGGCATCCGTACGGTGATGGTCACCGGCGACAACCCCCTGACCGCCGCGGCGATCGCCGCCGAAGCGGGCGTGGACGATTTCCTGGCCGAGGCGACGCCGGAAGCGAAGCTCAAGCTGATCCGTGACATGCAGGCCGAGAACCGTCTGGTGGCGATGTGTGGCGACGGCACCAACGATGCGCCCGCCCTTGCACAGGCCGATGTCGCCGTGGCGATGAACAGCGGCACCCAGGCGGCGAAGGAAGCCGGCAACATGGTGGATCTGGATTCCAATCCGACCAAGCTGATCGAAGTGGTCGGTATCGGCAAGCAGATGCTCATCACGCGCGGCGCGCTCACCACGTTCTCGATCTCCAACGATATCGCCAAGTATTTCGCGATCATCCCCGCGGCATTCGCCACGACGTATCCCGCACTCGATGCGCTCAACGTGATGCACCTGGCCACACCGCAGAGCGCGATCCTGTCGGCGGTGATCTTCAACGCACTGATCATCATTTTCCTGATTCCGCTCGCGTTGAAGGGCGTCGCGTATCGCGCCCTGGGTGCCGCCGCCCTGCTGCGCCGGAACCTGCTGGTCTACGGTCTGGGCGGCATCGTCGTGCCGTTCATCGGCATCAAGCTGATCGACATGTTGCTGGTCCTGATCGGACTGGCCTGA
- the kdpC gene encoding potassium-transporting ATPase subunit KdpC — translation MTTLLRNAFVLLLMMTAVTGVAYPVVVGGLSMVLFPKQAAGSLIERDGKPVGSALIGQSFTAPRYVWGRPSATTPGPNNAAASTGSNLGPTNPALTDAAKQRIAALRAADPENRAPVPVDLVTASASGLDPEISPAAAEFQAGRVARERGIPAEKVRELIAANTEGRQFGVLGEARVNVLRLNLALDQAQR, via the coding sequence ATGACTACCTTGTTGCGTAACGCCTTCGTGCTGCTGCTGATGATGACCGCGGTCACCGGCGTGGCCTATCCCGTCGTGGTTGGCGGACTGTCCATGGTGCTGTTTCCGAAGCAGGCGGCCGGCAGCCTGATCGAGCGCGACGGTAAGCCGGTCGGTTCGGCACTGATCGGGCAGTCGTTCACCGCACCGCGTTATGTCTGGGGGCGCCCTTCGGCGACCACGCCCGGGCCGAACAATGCGGCGGCATCCACGGGCTCCAATCTCGGTCCGACCAATCCGGCCCTGACGGACGCGGCGAAGCAGCGTATCGCCGCGCTGCGCGCCGCGGACCCGGAGAACCGGGCGCCCGTGCCGGTGGATCTGGTGACGGCCTCGGCCAGCGGCCTCGATCCGGAGATCAGTCCGGCGGCGGCGGAGTTTCAGGCGGGGCGCGTGGCCCGGGAGAGGGGTATCCCCGCGGAGAAGGTGCGGGAGCTGATCGCGGCGAACACCGAGGGGCGTCAGTTCGGTGTGCTGGGGGAGGCCCGGGTCAACGTGTTGCGGCTGAACCTCGCGCTTGATCAGGCACAGAGGTAA
- the kdpA gene encoding potassium-transporting ATPase subunit KdpA → MSANDIFQIGLFLAVLLVLVKPVGQYMALVFADEPNKVTRFGGRIERVLYRVSGIRAGEDMSWTRYAIAMLAFNVAGLAVVYLLQRAQAWLPLNPQHFGAVSPDSAMNTAISFATNTNWQGYAGESTMSYLTQALGLAVQNFLSAATGIAVLIAVIRGFSRRGASAVGNFWVDMTRATLYVLVPFSLVIALLLVSQGVVQNLAPYLDVATVQQGTQTLPMGPAASQIAIKMLGTNGGGFFNANSAHPFENPTPFSNFVEMLSIFLIPAALCYTFGSMVGDRRQGWAILATMLLIFVPLTVGLVAAEQAGNPALHGLAIDAQASGLQAGGNMEGKETRFGIAASGLFAAITTAASCGAVNTMHDSLTPLGGLVPMWLMQLGEVIFGGVGSGLYGMLAFAVVAVFIAGLMVGRTPEYLGKKIEAHEMKMASLAVLLPCALVVIGTAIAVMSKAGVAGVSNPGAHGFSEMLYAVSSAANNNGSAFGGLSANTPFWNVLLGICMFLSRFPLAIAMLAMAGSLAAKKHVPESAGTLPTHTPLFITLLACIVIVVGALTFLPALALGPIAEQLMSATGH, encoded by the coding sequence ATGAGTGCCAACGACATCTTTCAGATCGGCCTCTTCCTGGCGGTCCTGCTGGTGCTGGTGAAGCCGGTCGGCCAGTACATGGCGCTGGTCTTCGCCGACGAACCGAACAAGGTCACCCGTTTCGGTGGTCGCATCGAGCGCGTGCTCTATCGCGTCTCGGGCATCCGCGCCGGCGAGGACATGAGCTGGACGCGCTACGCCATCGCCATGCTCGCCTTCAACGTGGCCGGCCTTGCCGTGGTCTACCTGTTGCAGCGTGCGCAGGCATGGTTGCCGCTGAATCCACAGCACTTCGGCGCGGTCTCGCCCGATTCGGCGATGAATACCGCGATCAGCTTTGCCACGAACACCAACTGGCAGGGTTACGCGGGTGAGTCGACGATGAGTTACCTCACCCAGGCCCTCGGCCTGGCCGTGCAGAACTTCCTCTCCGCCGCCACCGGTATCGCCGTGCTGATCGCGGTGATCCGCGGCTTCAGTCGCCGGGGCGCGTCCGCCGTCGGAAACTTCTGGGTCGATATGACCCGCGCCACGCTCTACGTGCTGGTGCCGTTTTCGCTGGTCATCGCGTTGCTCCTCGTATCGCAGGGTGTCGTCCAGAACCTGGCGCCCTACCTCGACGTCGCCACGGTGCAGCAGGGCACACAGACGCTGCCGATGGGCCCGGCCGCTTCGCAGATCGCGATCAAGATGCTCGGCACGAATGGCGGCGGGTTCTTCAACGCCAACTCCGCGCACCCGTTCGAGAACCCGACACCGTTCTCCAACTTCGTCGAGATGCTTTCGATCTTCCTGATTCCGGCGGCACTTTGTTACACCTTCGGCAGCATGGTCGGCGATCGCCGCCAGGGCTGGGCGATCCTCGCCACCATGCTGCTCATTTTCGTGCCGCTGACCGTCGGTCTGGTCGCCGCCGAGCAGGCGGGCAACCCCGCGCTGCACGGTCTGGCCATCGACGCCCAGGCCTCCGGCCTGCAGGCGGGCGGCAACATGGAAGGCAAGGAAACCCGCTTCGGTATCGCCGCCTCGGGCCTGTTCGCCGCGATCACCACGGCCGCGTCCTGCGGCGCCGTAAACACGATGCACGACTCGCTGACACCGCTGGGCGGCCTCGTACCGATGTGGCTCATGCAGCTGGGCGAGGTGATCTTCGGCGGTGTCGGCTCGGGCCTCTACGGCATGCTTGCCTTCGCCGTGGTCGCGGTCTTCATCGCCGGCCTGATGGTGGGACGCACACCGGAATACCTCGGCAAGAAGATCGAGGCGCACGAGATGAAGATGGCCAGCCTGGCGGTGCTTCTGCCTTGCGCGCTGGTCGTCATCGGCACCGCCATCGCGGTGATGTCGAAGGCCGGCGTCGCGGGGGTGTCCAATCCAGGCGCTCATGGCTTCAGCGAGATGCTCTACGCGGTCAGCTCGGCGGCGAACAACAATGGCAGCGCGTTCGGTGGCCTGTCGGCAAACACGCCGTTCTGGAACGTTCTGCTCGGTATCTGCATGTTCCTGTCCCGCTTCCCGCTGGCGATCGCGATGCTGGCCATGGCCGGTTCGCTCGCGGCGAAGAAGCATGTCCCCGAGAGCGCCGGGACACTGCCCACGCACACGCCGCTGTTCATCACGCTGCTTGCCTGCATCGTCATCGTCGTGGGCGCGCTGACCTTCCTCCCGGCACTGGCCCTTGGGCCTATCGCCGAACAACTGATGTCCGCCACGGGCCACTGA
- a CDS encoding sensor histidine kinase, with translation MNDVRDARADALLNAVKEEDGQRLKIFLGAAPGVGKTYAMLSAARDLKRQGIDVVVGLVETHGRSETAALLEGIEILPTRPVRYAGRDFREFDLEAALARKPAVILVDELAHTNLPGGRHTRRWQDIAELLDAGIEVYTALNVQHVESLNDQVRRITNVAVRETVPDVFLDRARDIVLVDLPPRELIGRLKQGKVYVPETAAVALDAFFSPTNLAALRELAVETVAAHVDSDLREHMLARGDAMPVRRRVMAAIDGHDQSEYLVRITRRIAERRGAPWSVLFVDRGGPDSARRERVDAAMRLARRLGGEAVILRGHAVAEELIAWADREGAGQIIVGRTRERPIARRLGYSLTQQLLRRAAHLELTIVATPTQRAQSRLRLRIEDGGSRRDYGFATLATAIAMALSFVADRFLSVANLSLIFLTAVLVVAVRTRMAVAVYAALLSFLGYNFFFAPPRYTLAIANADDVLAVTLFLVAALVCSRLATRLAGQVTSLRAAQVRARALVALGQQLATSADAESVRAAGAQALARALDIDVAILAREAGGELGVASTAPSAFPLSAQDLAAADWSDGHAEPAGRYTDTLNGASCWMLPLGSEHQRGGVAALRFPPGMREPDADRRGLALAMVQDIGQALDRARLASELESARVQGETERLRNALLSSVSHDLRSPLASMIGSAGTLISYEKQLPDSERQELLQAILGEGQRLDRYIQNLLDMTRLGHGTLKLNRDWVDAGEIVAAAVSRMRKLFPEVRVDMHLPHDTVLLHVHPALVEQALFNILENGARFTPPGEPMRVTVRTEAGRLLVDVADRGPGIPEDERARIFDMFYSVSRGDRGGHGTGLGLAICRGMIGAHGGSVEALPHVGGGTTIRVSLPLPPPPDEAP, from the coding sequence ATGAACGATGTCCGAGACGCCCGCGCCGACGCGCTGCTCAACGCGGTGAAGGAGGAGGACGGCCAGCGCCTCAAGATCTTCCTCGGCGCCGCCCCCGGCGTGGGCAAGACCTACGCGATGCTGTCCGCCGCGCGCGATCTGAAACGGCAGGGTATCGATGTCGTAGTGGGCCTGGTCGAGACCCACGGTCGGAGCGAGACCGCGGCCCTGCTCGAAGGGATCGAGATACTCCCGACCCGTCCGGTCCGCTATGCCGGCCGCGATTTCAGGGAATTCGATCTCGAGGCGGCGCTTGCGCGCAAGCCGGCGGTCATCCTCGTCGACGAACTCGCGCACACCAATCTCCCTGGCGGTCGGCACACGCGCCGCTGGCAGGACATCGCCGAACTGCTCGATGCCGGCATCGAGGTCTACACGGCGCTCAACGTGCAGCACGTCGAGAGCCTCAACGACCAGGTGAGGAGGATCACCAACGTCGCCGTGCGCGAAACGGTTCCGGATGTCTTCCTCGACCGCGCACGCGATATCGTCCTGGTCGACCTGCCGCCGCGTGAGCTGATCGGTCGGCTCAAGCAAGGCAAGGTCTACGTGCCGGAAACGGCGGCCGTGGCGCTGGACGCGTTCTTCTCACCGACCAATCTCGCCGCGCTTCGCGAGCTTGCCGTGGAAACCGTCGCCGCCCACGTCGACAGCGACCTGCGCGAGCACATGCTCGCCCGCGGCGATGCGATGCCCGTACGGCGACGGGTCATGGCCGCGATCGACGGTCACGATCAGAGCGAATACCTCGTGCGTATCACCCGGCGTATCGCGGAGCGTCGCGGTGCCCCGTGGAGCGTGCTGTTCGTCGATCGCGGCGGTCCCGACAGCGCCCGTCGCGAACGTGTGGACGCCGCGATGCGCCTGGCTCGCCGTCTTGGCGGTGAGGCGGTGATCCTGCGCGGCCATGCGGTTGCCGAGGAGCTGATCGCCTGGGCCGATCGCGAAGGCGCCGGCCAGATCATCGTCGGCCGTACGCGAGAGCGGCCCATCGCCCGCCGGCTCGGCTACTCGCTGACCCAGCAACTGCTGAGGCGCGCCGCTCACCTCGAACTGACCATCGTCGCCACGCCGACGCAGCGGGCCCAGTCGCGCCTGCGGCTGCGTATCGAAGACGGCGGCTCGCGGCGTGACTACGGGTTCGCCACACTCGCCACCGCGATCGCGATGGCGTTGTCCTTCGTCGCCGACCGGTTCCTGTCGGTGGCCAACCTCTCGCTGATTTTTCTGACGGCGGTGCTGGTGGTCGCGGTACGCACCCGCATGGCGGTGGCGGTGTATGCGGCGCTGCTGAGTTTCCTGGGCTACAACTTCTTCTTTGCGCCGCCGCGTTACACGCTGGCGATCGCCAACGCGGATGACGTGCTCGCGGTGACACTGTTTCTCGTGGCCGCGCTGGTCTGCAGCCGCCTGGCCACCCGCCTCGCCGGACAGGTGACGTCGTTGCGTGCGGCCCAGGTTCGCGCCCGCGCGCTCGTCGCGCTCGGACAACAGCTGGCGACGAGCGCGGATGCCGAGAGCGTGAGGGCGGCCGGCGCGCAGGCGCTGGCGAGGGCGCTGGACATCGACGTCGCCATACTTGCGCGGGAAGCCGGTGGCGAACTCGGCGTCGCCAGCACCGCACCCTCGGCCTTTCCGCTCTCCGCCCAGGATCTCGCCGCCGCCGACTGGTCCGATGGACACGCGGAGCCAGCCGGTCGGTACACCGACACCCTCAACGGCGCTTCCTGCTGGATGCTGCCGCTGGGCAGCGAGCATCAGCGCGGCGGCGTGGCAGCCCTGCGCTTTCCGCCGGGCATGCGTGAACCCGATGCCGACCGCCGCGGCCTGGCGCTGGCGATGGTGCAGGACATCGGGCAGGCGCTCGACCGCGCGCGCCTCGCCTCGGAACTGGAAAGCGCGCGCGTGCAGGGGGAGACCGAGCGCCTGCGTAACGCACTGCTCTCCTCGGTCTCGCACGACCTGCGGTCTCCGCTCGCCTCCATGATCGGTTCCGCCGGTACGCTGATCAGCTACGAAAAGCAGCTGCCCGACAGCGAGCGCCAGGAGCTGCTGCAGGCGATCCTCGGTGAAGGCCAGCGCCTGGACCGCTACATCCAGAACCTGCTCGACATGACGCGGCTGGGCCACGGCACGCTGAAACTCAATCGCGACTGGGTCGACGCGGGCGAGATCGTCGCGGCCGCCGTATCACGCATGCGCAAGCTGTTTCCGGAGGTGCGCGTCGACATGCACCTGCCACATGACACCGTCCTCCTGCACGTCCACCCCGCGCTCGTCGAGCAGGCGCTGTTCAACATCCTCGAAAACGGTGCGCGGTTCACGCCGCCCGGCGAGCCCATGCGCGTGACGGTGCGTACCGAAGCGGGTCGGCTGCTGGTGGATGTGGCCGACCGCGGGCCCGGCATTCCCGAGGACGAGCGGGCGCGGATCTTCGACATGTTCTACTCGGTGTCGCGTGGCGACCGGGGCGGACACGGCACCGGACTGGGCCTGGCGATCTGCCGGGGGATGATCGGCGCGCACGGCGGCAGCGTGGAGGCCTTGCCCCACGTCGGCGGAGGCACGACCATTCGCGTCTCGCTGCCCTTGCCGCCGCCTCCTGACGAAGCCCCATGA
- a CDS encoding outer membrane beta-barrel protein, whose product MRTTRYALLAACLAIAPVTRAMASGSGDCSQGFASRFAAAYREDAQPADPDAPAAPRRAMASPLPSPPFPSAEWQLGGVAYPIGVPNLNSRYPLEKALACNRFGKWMTDNRIEIYGWLNGSVNASSSSHTNYPLSYATRPNRAEFNQALLRIERIPDTVQTDHIDWGFHLDNLYGYDYHYTTMKGVFSNQLLNNPRADQPQTGKTYGYDPMLFYADLYLPHIAEGMVVRVGRYLSLPDIEAQFSPNNYLVTHSVLYTADPYTQMGVMTTTRLNAQWTVQLGINGGNDTAVWNHSSRPTLQACVRWVSKDNDDMLYPCVNSFNTDDYNYNNVQMYVTTWGHRFSDDVHILTEAYYMYGRNIAGYGPGGEPGVVGSSPVAGKAGEYGIVNYINVAIDPLNMISFRNEWYNDQKGQRTGYATRYTTHTLGMTHWVSPDVEIRPEIRYEKSYDVDAYDGGRKGYQLSAIVDAIWHY is encoded by the coding sequence ATGCGCACCACTCGTTATGCTCTTCTCGCCGCCTGTCTCGCCATCGCCCCCGTCACCCGTGCGATGGCTTCCGGCAGCGGCGACTGCTCTCAGGGCTTTGCTTCGCGCTTCGCCGCCGCCTACCGCGAAGACGCCCAGCCCGCCGACCCCGATGCACCGGCGGCGCCACGCCGTGCCATGGCCTCGCCGCTCCCGTCACCGCCGTTCCCCTCGGCGGAATGGCAGCTCGGCGGTGTCGCCTATCCGATCGGCGTGCCCAACCTCAATTCGAGGTACCCGCTGGAGAAGGCGCTGGCGTGCAACCGCTTCGGCAAATGGATGACCGATAACCGCATCGAGATCTACGGCTGGCTGAACGGGTCGGTCAATGCGAGCAGCTCGTCCCACACCAACTACCCGCTGTCGTACGCGACGCGCCCCAACCGCGCCGAGTTCAACCAGGCCTTGCTGCGCATCGAGCGTATCCCCGACACGGTACAGACCGACCATATCGACTGGGGCTTCCACCTCGACAACCTTTACGGCTACGACTACCACTACACCACCATGAAGGGCGTCTTCAGCAATCAGCTGCTGAATAATCCCCGTGCCGATCAGCCGCAGACAGGCAAGACCTATGGCTACGATCCCATGCTGTTCTATGCGGATCTCTACCTGCCGCATATCGCCGAGGGCATGGTCGTGCGTGTGGGACGCTATCTGTCGCTGCCGGACATCGAGGCGCAGTTTTCGCCCAACAACTACCTGGTCACGCATTCGGTGCTTTACACGGCGGATCCGTATACGCAGATGGGCGTGATGACGACCACGCGGCTCAACGCGCAGTGGACCGTGCAGCTGGGTATCAACGGTGGCAACGACACCGCCGTGTGGAACCATTCGTCGCGTCCGACCTTGCAGGCCTGCGTGCGCTGGGTGTCGAAAGACAACGACGACATGTTGTATCCCTGCGTGAACAGCTTCAACACCGACGACTACAACTACAACAACGTGCAGATGTACGTGACCACCTGGGGTCACCGCTTCAGCGACGACGTCCACATCCTCACCGAGGCTTACTACATGTACGGCCGCAACATCGCGGGCTATGGCCCCGGCGGCGAACCCGGCGTGGTCGGCTCGTCGCCGGTGGCCGGCAAGGCGGGCGAGTACGGCATCGTCAACTACATCAACGTGGCGATCGATCCGCTCAACATGATCTCGTTCCGCAACGAGTGGTACAACGACCAGAAAGGTCAGCGTACCGGTTACGCCACGCGCTACACGACGCACACGCTCGGCATGACCCACTGGGTCAGCCCGGACGTCGAGATCCGCCCAGAAATCCGTTACGAGAAATCCTATGACGTCGACGCTTACGACGGTGGCCGCAAGGGTTACCAGCTCAGCGCGATCGTCGATGCGATCTGGCACTACTGA